The window GGGCACCTTCTCTTCACCGCCGCTTTCGGTCCACTGGTCAAGGAAGGACGACAGGGAGCGCATGCCGCGTTCTTCTGCCGCAAAGACCACCTCAAGGAAGCGTCGCAGGAAGATGCCTTCATCCTTGAATCGCTCGAAGGCGTTGGTGCGGGCATAGAGTTCGCGCACGGTGTCGTAGGCGCTCATCAGGCCCGCCTGCGAATAGAAGGGCGCTATCCACTTTCGCCACGCCTCGGGAAAGGCTTTTCGGAATGCCGAGAAAAGCCGTCCTTCGCGTGGGGCGGCCAGCCAGTTGTCCAGATCAGTGGCCGAGAGGCCCGCAAGGTCGGCAAAGAGTCCCCTGCCGGAGACAAATTCCCAGAAGGCCATGTCGTCCGGCGGGTAATCAAGAAAACGCATAAAGGCCACGGTCTGCGTGACAAGCGGATGGTCGGCCAGCTTCAGGCTGTTTTCCGTGATGACCGGCAGATTCAGGTTTACGAGCCATTCGGCCACCAGCGCTGCTTCATCATTGGTCCGCACCAGCACGGCAATGTCGCCGCAAGGTCTGCGCGGAATCAGCTCGTCGCGGAACAGGGTCGTCAGGCGTTCTTCGACCTGTGCGAGCAGATCGTCCTTGCTCTCGGCGGAGATGTCGTAGAGGTGGACATATCCGCCGCTGTTTTTCTTGTGTTCGGGCACTTCCTGCGCTGCTCTGCTGAAGCCTTGAACTATATCGTCCACGGTAGCGTTCACGATCCGGTCCGGTGCTCCGGAAAGGATTGCGGAGGCAAAGGCGCGGGCAACTTCCGGCTCTGCAAGCTGTGAGAAAATGCCGTTGTTGAATTCCACGATCTGCGCACGGCTGCGCCAGTTGTTGGGCAGCGGGGTGCGTTTGGGGTTCGGGGCGATGGCCCGCAGTTCCGGATCGTTCAGGATGGATTCGAACAGGGCGGAGTCGCCGCCGCGCCAGCCGTAGATGGCCTGCTTCACGTCGCCCACATAGGTGAGGGTGCCGTTCTTGGCGAGACATTCCACGGCAAGGGGCTGAATGGCCTCCCATTGCGGTACGGAGGTGTCCTGAAATTCGTCGATGAGCAGGTGTGTGAGCCGTGTTCCCATGCGGCAGAAGGCTTCCGAGGCACCGGTCTCGCCGGAAAGCACGTCGCGGGCATAGCTGGGCCACAGGGATGCAGGTACCTTGCCTTCGGTCTGCTGCATTTCGTGCACCATGCGGGAGAGCGGCTCTGCCAGCCGCACAAAGGGAACAAGGACGAGCGCTTTGCGCACCAGATGACCGGGGCCCGTCAGTGCTGCGTGAGCTTCGCGCAGGTCGCCGTATGCTGCGTCAAGGTCATCGGAAGCCTTGCCTTTGGAAGCCTTGAGCAGGCAGTCGTCGATGTGTGCCTTGGCAGTGTATGCCGAATCCGCCGGAGGCCTGAACGGATTGGAGGCAAGCGCCTTGTCGAGGTACTTGAGAAAGTTGGCCTGCGGGCCGAGTTTTTCCGCCTCCATCATGGCTTTTACGGCATTGGCGGCCGTAAGGTAGTCGCCGTGCATATTCACGAGCCAGCCGCGCAGAATATCGCCATCCGCATCGGGCAGGGAACCTTCCTGCAGGCTGCGGGTCATGAGTGCGAAGAGGCGGGTGCGCAGTGTTTCGCCCGGCACAAAGCCTTCCTTGTCCGTGAGCATAAGCAGGGACCGGCAGGCATCTGCAAGCAGTTCGCGTTCGGGGCCACCGGCGCGGGCGGTATCCAGAAGCCTGTCGTAGAGCGGCTCGAACAATTCCCTTTCGTCGAAAACGGGTTCGAAGTCCGGCGGCAGCCCAAGCTCAAGTGCGGAAAGCCGCACCAGCATGTTCAGCAGGCTGTCTATGGTGCGCACGTTCAGCGAGGAGTAACGGCGCAGCAGAATGTCCACCCAGCGGGCCGCAGTGTCGGGGGCCCAGTCGGATGCGGCGTTGCGCGGTTCGATGTTCAGCGCGCGTTCCTTGAGGGAACGCACGATACGTTCGCGCATTTCCGTGGCGGCCTTGTTGGTGAAGGTGACCGCAAGAATCTCCGGCCAGCTGTGGCCGGTCTCTTCGTCGTTGTCCGCATGGCGTATGGCGCAGGCGGGGCGGGCGTCTTCCACGGCTTCCTTGAGCAGCGTAAGAAATTGCCGGGTCAGGGTATATGTTTTCCCGGACCCGGCAGAGGCTTTGATCTGTTGCAGCATGAATTACAGTTCGCAGTAGTTGTCGGGCACCATGCCGCGCAGGGCGGATTGGCCTGTTGATTCGAGAACGGCACGCCAGTAGTCCGAATGAATGTTCAGCGTGCGACGCTTGAGTGTGACGAGGTCGAGCGGAATGTGCACGTAGCGGTCCATGAGCTTGGATACCACCATGGAGGTCTTGCCCGCCATGGCGGCATGCACCGCGCTTTGTCCCAGCAGCCCGCAGTAGATGCGGTCGTTGGCGTTGGCCGGGATGGAGCGGATAATGTAGCTCGGGTCAATATACTTCAGCGTGTAGGGCATGCCGATGTTGTTCAGGTATTCCTTGATGCGGTCCCGCAGCAGGGTGGTGAAGTCGCCCAGAACAGGGTTGCCGGAGATGTCCGTTGCCTTGCTGGTGGACATGAGGTGCTGGCCTGCGCCTTCGGCCACCACGATAACGGCGTGTCTGCGTCTTTTCAGGCGGTCTGCCAGTGCGGGCAGCAGGCCGTTTTCCCCTTCCAGCTCAAACTGGGTTTCGGGAATGAGTACAAAGTTCACTTCCTTGATGGAGAAGGTCGCCTGCGCGGCAATGAAACCGGATTCGCGTCCCATCAGTTTGACAAGGCCGATGCCGTTCATGGCGCCCTGCGCTTCGGTATGGGCGCAGCTGATGGCCTCCGTGGCCTTGTCTACGGCCGTTTCAAAGCCGAATGACTGGGGAATGAAGCTGATGTCGTTATCAATGGTCTTGG is drawn from Desulfovibrio mangrovi and contains these coding sequences:
- a CDS encoding UvrD-helicase domain-containing protein; the encoded protein is MLQQIKASAGSGKTYTLTRQFLTLLKEAVEDARPACAIRHADNDEETGHSWPEILAVTFTNKAATEMRERIVRSLKERALNIEPRNAASDWAPDTAARWVDILLRRYSSLNVRTIDSLLNMLVRLSALELGLPPDFEPVFDERELFEPLYDRLLDTARAGGPERELLADACRSLLMLTDKEGFVPGETLRTRLFALMTRSLQEGSLPDADGDILRGWLVNMHGDYLTAANAVKAMMEAEKLGPQANFLKYLDKALASNPFRPPADSAYTAKAHIDDCLLKASKGKASDDLDAAYGDLREAHAALTGPGHLVRKALVLVPFVRLAEPLSRMVHEMQQTEGKVPASLWPSYARDVLSGETGASEAFCRMGTRLTHLLIDEFQDTSVPQWEAIQPLAVECLAKNGTLTYVGDVKQAIYGWRGGDSALFESILNDPELRAIAPNPKRTPLPNNWRSRAQIVEFNNGIFSQLAEPEVARAFASAILSGAPDRIVNATVDDIVQGFSRAAQEVPEHKKNSGGYVHLYDISAESKDDLLAQVEERLTTLFRDELIPRRPCGDIAVLVRTNDEAALVAEWLVNLNLPVITENSLKLADHPLVTQTVAFMRFLDYPPDDMAFWEFVSGRGLFADLAGLSATDLDNWLAAPREGRLFSAFRKAFPEAWRKWIAPFYSQAGLMSAYDTVRELYARTNAFERFKDEGIFLRRFLEVVFAAEERGMRSLSSFLDQWTESGGEEKVPMPENVDAVRIMTMHKSKGLEFPVAVIPFHHHTMRRSDTPERINVLGQEIMVPRCKELGEPYYAALAAEAREQLHLLYVAWTRPVDELHAFITTTPHHESQSPTLVALRLLLDEHGMGVNREDREPEASFGTPPAGKRPAPRIAAQSRAMQKEHALPAEAAMGQSIATGKTGDEAGDETAASAVPTAYSSEESLPTGDWKPMQWLPRLKIFRNPLKELVFDERRRGTLVHACLERLRLTLPATPASVMQDVQRAVRHGMRTAPLPIPDRDTTQAELQDMLHWLATLPDFPHWQHHGTPEQSIMDSHGNQHRTDLLVDDGTTLTVVEYKTGQPSSAHKQQVSRYVNLLAAIPAYSGHSLHSALVYLDARQCIMTEHPRITSYSETTTEL
- a CDS encoding ATP-dependent 6-phosphofructokinase; translated protein: MPKRKTDQDSLSLDTTILTLGNAKIPSPISFCRFEDDKKGLNVFLDKEFLEEIGDGPPIPIRFESAGPRRHLFFDTAKTKCAIVTCGGLCPGINDVIRAIVMEAYHNYSVAGVMGIKYGLEGFIPKYGHEIVELTPDSVSSIHQFGGTVLGSSRGPQNPEDIVDALERMNVNCLFMIGGDGTMKAVKSIVAEVTKRNLKIAVIGIPKTIDNDISFIPQSFGFETAVDKATEAISCAHTEAQGAMNGIGLVKLMGRESGFIAAQATFSIKEVNFVLIPETQFELEGENGLLPALADRLKRRRHAVIVVAEGAGQHLMSTSKATDISGNPVLGDFTTLLRDRIKEYLNNIGMPYTLKYIDPSYIIRSIPANANDRIYCGLLGQSAVHAAMAGKTSMVVSKLMDRYVHIPLDLVTLKRRTLNIHSDYWRAVLESTGQSALRGMVPDNYCEL